One window from the genome of Anolis sagrei isolate rAnoSag1 chromosome 4, rAnoSag1.mat, whole genome shotgun sequence encodes:
- the LOC132773299 gene encoding adenosine receptor A1 isoform X2 translates to MQGLPILRQALCIRGGYKSVVTPRRAGAAIACCWLVSFLVGLTPMFGWNNLNKMRKAHNYSQSEFTVSCQFENVISMEYMVYFNFFVWVLPPLLLMFAIYVEVFKIIRKQLNKKVASSSADPDKYYGKELHIAKSLALVLFLFAVSWLPLHLRNCVSFFCPSCKTPSILTYIAIFLTHGNSAMNPIVYAFRIKKFRTTFLQIWNQYFYCKVDKNMNNIDNTDIAI, encoded by the exons ATGCAAGGACTGCCAATTCTCAGACAGGCACTTTGCATCAGAGGCGG CTACAAGAGTGTGGTGACACCCAGACGTGCTGGGGCAGCTATTGCTTGCTGTTGGTTGGTTTCCTTCCTCGTAGGGCTGACCCCTATGTTTGGCTGGAACAACCTGAACAAAATGCGGAAGGCTCACAACTACAGCCAGTCGGAGTTCACTGTGAGTTGCCAGTTTGAGAACGTCATCAGCATGGAGTACATGGTCTACTTCAACTTCTTTGTCTGGGTGCTACCTCCATTGCTCCTCATGTTTGCCATCTACGTGGAGGTCTTCAAGATCATCCGCAAACAGCTCAACAAAAAGGTTGCATCCAGCTCAGCAGACCCAGACAAGTATTATGGGAAGGAGCTGCATATTGCCAAGTCCCTTGCCTTGGTTCTCTTCTTGTTTGCGGTGAGCTGGCTGCCTCTGCACCTCCGTAACTGTGTCAGTTTCTTCTGCCCCTCATGCAAGACCCCCAGCATCCTCACCTACATTGCTATATTTCTGACACATGGGAACTCAGCCATGAACCCCATTGTTTATGCGTTCAGGATTAAAAAATTCAGGACCACATTCCTGCAAATCTGGAACCAGTATTTTTACTGCAAAGTAGACAAGAACATGAATAATATTGATAACACTGACATTGCCATCTAG